DNA from Cloacibacillus sp. An23:
AAATTCGTTCTCGTACTCGTCGAGCCGCTCGTCGAGGAAATTCTTGAACTGCCATTCGAGCAGGTTGGAGATCGCCGTCGGTATGACGAGCATACAGACGATGACGATGACCATGTATTGGAATATGAGCTGCGAGCGGAGCGAGTGCTTCATGCCGTCTATTCCGATATTTTATAGCCGAAGCCGTGGACTGTGCGTATGAAGCCGTTCTCGTGCTCCGGGTCAGAGAGCTTTTTGCGTATGTTCTTGATGTAGCTGTCTATCGAGCGCTCGAAGCCGTCGTATTCGTAGCCGAGCGCGTAGGTTATAAGGTCGTCGCGGCTCCACGTCTTGTCGGGGCGGGCCGCCATTTTTGATAAAATCATAAATTCATTGCGCGTCAGGGAAACCTCCGCGCCGTTCTTCTTGACAGTGAGATTCTGCGGGTCAATGACGAGCGCGTCTCCGACGCGGATGAGTTCCGAGCCGGAATCTTCGGACGAGCCGCTCTTTCTCAGGTTCGCCCTGATGCGGGCCATCAGTATCTTTGGGGAAAACGGCTTCACCACGTAGTCGTCCGCGCCCGCGTCGAGCCCCGCTACTATGTCGTCCTCTCCGCTCTTCGCAGTCACCATAATTATCGGGGCGTTCGAGACGCGCCGTATCTCGCGGCAGACGTCGAGCCCGGACATACCGGGAAGCATAAGGTCGAGAATCACGAGGTCGAAGGGCTTCTCTCTGAATTTGCCGATGCCTTCCAGCCCGTCCGAGGCTATCTCGGCATAATATCCGTCACGCTCTACGTAAGCCTTTTCGACCTCTGCTATGGCGCGTTCGTCCTCTACGATAAGTATTCTCATGCCGTCACCGTCTCTCATTAGGATTCTCCGACCCCCTATTATATTCTCTTTTTCATGTATTCGCCTATAAGTTTGTATAAGTTTGGGCGGATTTTAGAATCCGCCCAAACTTTATGCGCAGCTTCCCGCCGGACGCCGGAGCGCCGCTTGGGCGTCCGATTCAAAATTTACCGTTTCTAGTACGCGGGGCCATCCCAGCAGCGCGGGCCTCCGTGCCAACCGTCTGGGCCACAGCCCGGACGGTAGTGTCCGCCCCAGTGGTGGCGGGGAGCCCAGCGTCCGTCGCGCTGTCCGTCGTTCCATCCGCCGCGCGGTCCGAAGCGCCCGTCGCGGGGACCGCCGTGCCAGCCGCGCCATCCGTCGGGGTCGTCGAGCATCGCGTTGAAGCGCTCCGTCTCAAACTGGCGGTAGGTCTTCTCGGCTTCGCTGAAATATTCCCATGCGCGCACCTTGTTCGGGTTGTCCTTGCTGATTTCGTTGATGAAGTTCACCCACGCCGTGTTGCCGTAGCCCATGCGCCTGTCGTGGCGGGCGATCCATCCGCAGCGTCCGCGGCTGTGGTCGTGATTCTCTATGCAGTCGCGGAAGCCCTTCTCGCGGTATTCCTGGCGAAGGTCGAGCTCCTTCGCGAAGAGGGTGCGCGCGCGCTGCTTGTCCGGCTTCTCCTTATTCAGTTCGTCGCGGATCTCCGTGCGTATCTTGCGCATCGCGTCGAAGTGCGCGCGGTCCTCTTGGCTCAGCTCCGGCCTCGGCCCGCGCCAATCTCCGCGCGGCCCCTGCGCTCCGTATCCGTAACCGTAGTGCGGATAGGCCGCGGCGGCTCCGGCTATTCCCAAAACTAACATAAAAGCTCCCAGAACTTTGAATTTCATTCGTTTGTTCCTCCTCTGTATTTCATCCGGCCCGTCGTCCGGTTCCCTTTGACGTGTTTATGATAACAAGAGGCTATGACGATTTTATGAACGATTTATGGAGATTTTGTGTGATCACGCGAAGCGGGCGGACGCACTGAAAAAGCCCCGGACGTGCCGGGGCTTTTGTAAATTTCTGAGCGCGGCGGGCGTTACGCCTGTGCAGTGAGACGCTTGCGCGCGGCGTTGGCCTCCGCCGTTATTTTTTCTTTATCGAGGCGTGCGAAATTTCCGTTTTCATAGAGAGTTTCGCCGGCAACGACAGTCGCGGCGACGTCCGCGGAGCTTCCCGCGTAGACCAGGCAGCCGGGGAGGTTTTCCAGATCCCAGCCGACGTAGTGAGGCCGGTCGAGGTCTACGAGCATGAAGTCGGCGGTCCAGCCCTCCCTGACGAGGCCGGTTTTTTCAAAGCCGAGGGCGCGCGCCCCGGCGACGGTCGCCATACGCAGCGCGTCGCGCGCCGGCAGCAGAGTCGGGTCGAGGTTCGCCCCTTTCTGCGCGAGCGCCGCGAAGCGCATCTCGTCCCACATGTCCAGCCGGTTGTTGCTCGACGCGCCGTCCGTGCCGAGAGCGACGGCGATACCCGCCGCCGCCATCGCGCAGACGGGAGCCGTGCCGCTGCCGAGCTTCCAGTTGCTCTTAGGGTTGTGGGCTACGGTTATATTCGGGCGCGCGTAGAACTGGAATTTCTCTTTTTCCATCCAGACGCAGTGCGCGAGCAGAAGGTGCTTCGCCTCCGTCAGCCCCGTTTTTTCTAGATATTCTTCCGGGTCCATGGTCTTCGAGCCGTCGGATAGAGGCCAGTCGTTTTTAGTCTCAAGCCAGTGGAGCTGGACGCCGAGGCCGTTTTCCTTCGCCGCCGCGGCTATTTCCGTCATGAAGGCCGTCGGAACCGTGTACGGCGCGTGCGGACCGAGCTGCACGTTTATGAGCCCCTTCGCGCCGCCGTAGTCGTGCGCGAGCTTCAGGTTCTCGTCGAGCCGCCCGCGTCCGCCGTTCTCATCGGGGACTATGCCGCGGGAGAGTCCGGCGCGCATTCCTCCGTCGAGCGCGGCTTCGGCTACGCGGTCCATGAAGAAATACATGTCCGCGAAGCAGGTCGTACCGGTCGAGAGCATCTCCATCAGCGCAAGCTGCGTCCCCATGTATATCATGTCGCCGTCGAGCTTGTTTTCGACGGGCCATATTTTTTTCTGAAGCCAGTCCATCAGCGCGAGCTCTTCGCCGAGGCCGCGCAGCAGAGTCATCGCCGCGTGTCCGTGCGCGTTTACGAAGCCGGGCAGCAGCGCCGTGGTCCCGCGCCCGTCGAAGGCCGCTTCGCCCTCGAGCGTCCCGGCCGGGGCTACGGCTGCGAACTCCGCGCCCTCCGTGCGCACGTCGCAGAGGCGCGCGTTTTCCGACTCGGCGTCCCAGACGACTACGTTTTTATAGAGTTTGCCCATTATTTATTCTCTCCAGCTCGCCATGTACTCTTCCTGCTCGGGCGTGAGCTTTTCTATCGTTATGCCGAGCGACTCGAGTTTGAGTTCCGCTATGCGGCGGTC
Protein-coding regions in this window:
- a CDS encoding response regulator transcription factor translates to MRDGDGMRILIVEDERAIAEVEKAYVERDGYYAEIASDGLEGIGKFREKPFDLVILDLMLPGMSGLDVCREIRRVSNAPIIMVTAKSGEDDIVAGLDAGADDYVVKPFSPKILMARIRANLRKSGSSEDSGSELIRVGDALVIDPQNLTVKKNGAEVSLTRNEFMILSKMAARPDKTWSRDDLITYALGYEYDGFERSIDSYIKNIRKKLSDPEHENGFIRTVHGFGYKISE
- a CDS encoding periplasmic heavy metal sensor — protein: MKFKVLGAFMLVLGIAGAAAAYPHYGYGYGAQGPRGDWRGPRPELSQEDRAHFDAMRKIRTEIRDELNKEKPDKQRARTLFAKELDLRQEYREKGFRDCIENHDHSRGRCGWIARHDRRMGYGNTAWVNFINEISKDNPNKVRAWEYFSEAEKTYRQFETERFNAMLDDPDGWRGWHGGPRDGRFGPRGGWNDGQRDGRWAPRHHWGGHYRPGCGPDGWHGGPRCWDGPAY
- a CDS encoding amidohydrolase, coding for MGKLYKNVVVWDAESENARLCDVRTEGAEFAAVAPAGTLEGEAAFDGRGTTALLPGFVNAHGHAAMTLLRGLGEELALMDWLQKKIWPVENKLDGDMIYMGTQLALMEMLSTGTTCFADMYFFMDRVAEAALDGGMRAGLSRGIVPDENGGRGRLDENLKLAHDYGGAKGLINVQLGPHAPYTVPTAFMTEIAAAAKENGLGVQLHWLETKNDWPLSDGSKTMDPEEYLEKTGLTEAKHLLLAHCVWMEKEKFQFYARPNITVAHNPKSNWKLGSGTAPVCAMAAAGIAVALGTDGASSNNRLDMWDEMRFAALAQKGANLDPTLLPARDALRMATVAGARALGFEKTGLVREGWTADFMLVDLDRPHYVGWDLENLPGCLVYAGSSADVAATVVAGETLYENGNFARLDKEKITAEANAARKRLTAQA